A portion of the Bifidobacterium bifidum ATCC 29521 = JCM 1255 = DSM 20456 genome contains these proteins:
- the ileS gene encoding mupirocin-resistant isoleucine--tRNA ligase, translating to MSETTNSHVYPKANEGGETASVAPNPSFPNMEETVLKYWDKDDTFNKSVERNPSGDHSQNEFVFFDGPPFANGLPHYGHLLTGYAKDVIPRYQTMKGRKVNRVFGWDTHGLPAELEAQKELGIDSVDQIEKMGIDKFNDACRASVLKYTHEWQDYVHRQARWVDFEHGYKTLNIPYMESVMWAFKQLYEKGLAYQGYRVLPYCPKDQTPLSAHELRMDADVYQDRQDTTVSVAVKLRDEEDAYAVFWTTTPWTVPTNFAIVVGADIDYVEVRPTQGKYAGKKFYFGKPLLSKYEKELGEDYEVVRELKGSEMAGWRYWPVFPYFAGDKAESEGNVPGPEGYQIFTADYVDTVEGTGLVHQAPYGEDDMNTLNAHGIKSTDVLDAGCRFTAQCPDYEGMYVFDANKPILRNLRNGDGPLAEIPAEHRAILFQEKSYVHSYPHCWRCATPLIYKPVSSWFVSVTKIKPRLLELNQQINWIPDNVKDGQFGKWLANARDWSISRNRFWGSPIPVWVSDDPKYPRVDVYGSLEELKADFGDYPRDKDGNVNMHRPWIDNLTRVNPDDPTGKSHMHRISDVLDCWFESGSMSFAQFHYPFENKEKFEQHFPADYIVEYIGQTRGWFYLLHVMATALFDRPAFKNVICHGIVLGSDGQKMSKHLRNYPDVNGVFDKYGSDAMRWFLMSSPILRGGNLIVTAEGIRDTVRQVMLPVWSSYYFFTLYANAANGGAGFDARQLRADEVAGLPEMDRYLLARTRRLVERVEKSLDEFAISDACDAASDFIDVLTNWYIRNTRDRFWKEDTNAFNTLYTVLEVFMRVLAPLAPMESESVWRGLTGGESVHLADWPYVSDEKTGEATELGRVLVDDPALVDAMEKVREIVSGTLSLRKAAQIRVRQPLAKLTVVVEDVDAVKAYDEILKSELNIKDIEFCTMEDAGSQGLKIVHELKVNARAAGPRLGKQVQFAIKASKTGAWHVDAATGAPVVETPNGEVALEAGEYELINRVEEENAAEVDASVSAALPTGGFVILDTVLTADLEAEGYARDVIRAVQDARKAADLDIADRIALVLTVPSANVADVERFRDLIAHETLATSFAVKEGAELGVEVAKA from the coding sequence GTGAGCGAAACCACCAATTCCCACGTGTATCCCAAGGCGAACGAGGGCGGCGAGACCGCCAGCGTCGCGCCGAACCCGAGTTTCCCCAACATGGAGGAAACCGTCCTGAAGTATTGGGACAAGGACGACACCTTCAACAAGTCCGTTGAACGCAACCCTTCCGGCGACCATAGCCAGAACGAGTTCGTGTTCTTCGACGGCCCGCCGTTCGCGAACGGCCTGCCGCACTACGGCCACCTGCTGACCGGTTACGCGAAGGACGTGATCCCGCGCTACCAGACCATGAAGGGCCGCAAGGTCAACCGCGTGTTCGGCTGGGACACGCACGGTCTGCCCGCCGAGCTGGAGGCGCAGAAGGAGCTCGGCATCGACTCGGTCGACCAGATCGAGAAGATGGGCATCGACAAGTTCAATGACGCCTGCCGCGCCTCCGTGCTGAAGTACACGCACGAATGGCAGGATTACGTGCATCGTCAGGCCCGCTGGGTCGACTTCGAGCACGGGTACAAGACGCTGAACATCCCGTACATGGAGTCGGTGATGTGGGCGTTCAAGCAGCTGTACGAGAAGGGTCTGGCGTACCAGGGCTACCGCGTGCTGCCGTACTGCCCGAAGGATCAGACGCCGCTTTCGGCGCACGAGCTGCGCATGGACGCCGACGTGTATCAGGATCGTCAGGACACCACCGTGTCGGTGGCCGTGAAGCTGCGCGACGAGGAGGACGCCTACGCGGTCTTCTGGACCACCACGCCGTGGACCGTGCCCACTAACTTCGCAATCGTCGTCGGCGCTGACATCGACTATGTCGAGGTGCGCCCGACGCAGGGCAAGTACGCCGGCAAGAAGTTCTACTTCGGCAAGCCCCTGCTCTCCAAGTACGAGAAGGAGCTCGGCGAGGATTACGAGGTCGTGCGCGAGCTCAAGGGCTCCGAGATGGCCGGTTGGCGTTACTGGCCGGTGTTCCCGTACTTCGCTGGCGACAAAGCCGAGTCTGAGGGCAACGTGCCGGGGCCCGAAGGCTACCAAATCTTTACCGCGGACTACGTAGACACCGTCGAGGGTACCGGCCTGGTTCACCAGGCTCCCTATGGTGAGGACGATATGAACACGCTGAACGCGCACGGCATCAAGAGCACTGACGTGCTCGACGCCGGCTGCCGCTTCACCGCGCAGTGCCCCGATTACGAGGGCATGTACGTGTTCGACGCGAACAAGCCGATCCTGCGCAACCTGCGCAACGGAGACGGCCCGCTGGCTGAGATCCCGGCCGAGCATCGCGCGATCCTGTTCCAGGAGAAGAGCTATGTGCACTCCTACCCGCATTGCTGGCGTTGCGCCACGCCGCTGATCTACAAGCCTGTGAGCTCCTGGTTCGTGTCGGTGACGAAGATCAAGCCGCGCCTGTTGGAGCTCAACCAGCAGATCAACTGGATTCCTGATAATGTCAAGGATGGTCAGTTCGGTAAGTGGCTCGCCAACGCGCGCGACTGGTCGATCTCCCGCAACCGCTTCTGGGGTTCGCCGATCCCGGTGTGGGTGAGCGATGACCCGAAGTACCCGCGCGTCGACGTGTACGGTTCGTTGGAGGAGCTCAAGGCCGACTTCGGCGACTACCCGCGCGACAAGGACGGCAACGTCAACATGCACCGTCCGTGGATCGACAACCTCACGCGCGTCAACCCGGACGACCCGACCGGCAAGAGCCACATGCACCGTATCAGCGACGTGCTCGACTGCTGGTTCGAATCCGGTTCGATGTCGTTCGCGCAGTTCCACTACCCGTTCGAGAACAAGGAGAAGTTCGAGCAGCACTTCCCGGCCGATTACATTGTCGAATACATCGGCCAGACTCGCGGCTGGTTCTACCTGCTGCACGTGATGGCCACCGCGCTGTTCGACCGCCCGGCGTTCAAGAACGTGATCTGCCACGGCATCGTGCTCGGTTCCGACGGCCAGAAGATGTCGAAGCACCTGCGCAACTACCCGGACGTGAACGGCGTGTTCGACAAGTACGGTTCCGACGCCATGCGCTGGTTCCTTATGTCGTCACCAATCCTGCGCGGCGGCAACCTCATTGTTACCGCTGAGGGCATCCGCGACACCGTGCGCCAGGTCATGCTGCCGGTGTGGAGCTCCTACTACTTCTTCACGCTGTATGCGAACGCGGCCAATGGCGGGGCCGGCTTCGACGCCCGTCAGCTGCGCGCGGACGAGGTGGCGGGTCTGCCCGAGATGGACCGTTACCTGCTGGCCCGCACCCGCAGGCTCGTAGAGCGTGTAGAGAAGTCGCTCGACGAGTTCGCGATTTCTGACGCGTGCGATGCGGCAAGTGACTTCATCGACGTGCTTACCAACTGGTACATCCGCAACACCCGTGACCGCTTCTGGAAGGAGGACACGAACGCGTTCAACACGCTGTACACCGTGCTTGAGGTGTTCATGCGCGTTCTCGCGCCGCTCGCCCCGATGGAGTCCGAATCCGTGTGGCGTGGCCTGACCGGCGGTGAATCCGTGCATCTGGCCGATTGGCCGTACGTCTCGGACGAGAAGACCGGTGAGGCGACCGAGCTTGGCCGTGTGCTGGTCGACGACCCGGCACTGGTGGACGCGATGGAGAAGGTGCGTGAGATCGTCTCCGGCACTCTGTCGTTGCGCAAGGCCGCCCAGATCCGTGTGCGCCAGCCGCTCGCCAAGCTCACCGTCGTGGTCGAGGATGTGGACGCCGTCAAGGCGTACGACGAAATTCTCAAGTCAGAGCTTAATATAAAGGATATTGAGTTCTGCACGATGGAGGATGCCGGTTCGCAGGGGCTGAAGATCGTGCACGAGCTGAAGGTCAACGCCCGCGCCGCCGGCCCGCGCCTCGGCAAGCAGGTCCAGTTCGCCATCAAGGCGTCCAAGACCGGTGCCTGGCACGTCGATGCCGCGACCGGTGCTCCGGTCGTCGAGACGCCGAACGGCGAGGTTGCGCTGGAGGCTGGCGAATACGAGCTAATCAACCGCGTGGAGGAGGAGAACGCCGCCGAGGTCGACGCTTCCGTGTCGGCCGCTCTGCCCACCGGCGGTTTCGTGATCCTCGATACCGTGCTGACCGCCGACCTGGAGGCCGAGGGCTACGCCCGCGACGTGATTCGCGCCGTGCAGGACGCCCGCAAGGCCGCCGACCTGGACATCGCCGATCGCATCGCCCTGGTGCTGACCGTGCCGTCCGCCAATGTGGCCGATGTCGAGCGGTTCCGCGATCTGATCGCCCATGAGACGCTGGCCACCTCCTTCGCGGTGAAGGAAGGTGCCGAGCTGGGCGTGGAGGTCGCCAAGGCGTGA
- a CDS encoding phage holin family protein — MKDFLMRWLVLTVAAAVMVVLLPGMTAVGQPPILGIAVFALFMALINASIKPVTQLIALPFSILTFGLLYLVINWLFMRLASWLAISLFGVGVLVHGFWWAVLGSLIMSIVSGIVGSIVRD; from the coding sequence ATGAAGGATTTTCTGATGCGATGGCTGGTGCTGACGGTTGCGGCCGCGGTGATGGTGGTGCTTCTGCCCGGCATGACCGCGGTGGGGCAGCCTCCGATTTTGGGAATCGCAGTGTTCGCGCTGTTCATGGCGCTGATCAACGCCTCGATCAAGCCGGTGACGCAGCTGATCGCGTTGCCGTTTTCGATTCTCACGTTCGGGCTGCTGTATCTGGTCATCAACTGGCTGTTCATGCGGCTCGCCTCATGGTTGGCAATCAGTCTGTTCGGTGTTGGCGTGCTGGTGCACGGGTTCTGGTGGGCGGTGCTCGGCTCTCTCATCATGTCCATTGTCTCGGGGATCGTCGGCAGCATCGTGCGCGATTGA